In the Astatotilapia calliptera chromosome 5, fAstCal1.2, whole genome shotgun sequence genome, one interval contains:
- the prelid3b gene encoding PRELI domain containing protein 3B, which produces MKIWTSEHIFNHPWEMVIKAAMQKYPNPMNPSVVGVDVLDRKIDTQGCLHSKRLLSTEWGLPSIVKSLVGNARTYTYVQEQSVIDPKEQTFELQSSNITFTNMVSVDEKLTYKPHPEDPEKTILTQEAIISVKGVSLSSYLEGVMASTISTNAGKGREAVEWVIRRLNTEIEELAATARGTIRTPMAAAVTEK; this is translated from the exons ATGAAGATCTGGACCTCAGAGCACATATTCAA CCACCCTTGGGAGATGGTGATTAAAGCTGCTATGCAGAAGTACCCAAACCCCATGAACCCCAGTGTGGTTGGGGTGGATGTTCTGGACAGAAAAATTGACACACAAGGATGCCTCCACAGTAAAAGACTGCTCAGCACAGAGTGGGGGCTTCCATCTATAGTGAAATCT CTCGTTGGTAACGCACGAACATACACTTATGTTCAGGAACAATCAGTTATTGATCCCAAAGAGCAGACTTTTGAACTTCAGTCTTCAAAT atcacattcacaaacatgGTATCTGTGGATGAAAAATTAACATATAAACCACACCCTGAAGATCCAGAAAA AACAATATTGACCCAGGAGGCTATCATCTCTGTGAAAGGGGTCAGTCTCAGCAGCTACCTGGAGGGAGTTATGGCCAGCACCATCTCTACTAATGCTGGAAAG GGCCGTGAGGCCGTGGAGTGGGTTATCAGGCGACTGAATACAGAAATCGAGGAGCTGGCAGCCACAGCACGTGGGACCATACGCACCCCGATGGCTGCTGCAGTCACAGAGAAATGA
- the tubb1 gene encoding tubulin beta-1 chain, producing the protein MREIVHLQIGQCGNQIGSKFWEVISEEHGINATGIYEGDSNIQLERVNVYFNEAHGGKYVPRALLVDLEPGTMDSVRGSRIGALFRPDNFIHGNSGAGNNWAKGHYTEGAELVEQVMDRVRHESESCDCLQGFQLVHSLGGGTGSGMGTLIINKIREEYPDRIMNSFSVMPSPKVSDTVVEPYNATLSVHQLLENTDETYCIDNEALYDICFRTLKLTTPTYGDLNHLVSMTMSGVTTSLRFPGQLNADLRKLAVNMVPFPRLHFFMPGFAPLTPRGSQQYRALTVPELTQQMFDARNMMTACDPRRGRYLTVAGVFRGRMSTKEVDEQMLAIQQKNSNYFVDWIPHNVKVAVCDIPPRGLRMASTFIGNNTAIQEVFRRVGEQFVMMFRRKAFLHWYTGEGMDELEFTEAESNLNDLVSEYQQYQDATADLDWEPEEEEEEGPSPSATRKAQSKVEVTLETVTEMSKEAKDE; encoded by the exons ATGCGTGAAATTGTACATCTGCAAATTGGACAGTGTGGCAACCAGATTGGCtcaaag TTTTGGGAAGTGATAAGTGAAGAACATGGGATCAACGCAACAGGCATTTATGAAGGAGACAGCAACATCCAACTGGAGAGGGTCAACGTCTACTTCAACGAGGCGCACG GTGGTAAATATGTCCCCAGGGCCCTACTGGTGGACCTGGAGCCTGGCACCATGGACAGTGTAAGAGGAAGCCGCATTGGGGCCCTTTTTAGACCAGACAACTTCATCCATG GAAACTCAGGAGCTGGGAACAACTGGGCAAAAGGCCACTATACAGAGGGCGCAGAGCTGGTGGAGCAGGTGATGGACAGGGTGAGGCACGAGAGTGAAAGCTGCGACTGCCTGCAGGGATTCCAGCTGGTTCACTCACTCGGGGGCGGCACTGGTTCTGGAATGGGAACCCTCATCATCAACAAAATCCGTGAGGAGTACCCCGACCGCATCATGAACAGCTTCAGTGTCATGCCGTCGCCTAAAGTCTCTGACACGGTGGTGGAGCCCTACAACGCTACGCTGTCAGTCCACCAACTTCTGGAGAACACTGACGAGACCTACTGCATTGACAACGAGGCCCTCTATGACATCTGTTTCCGCACGTTAAAACTGACCACGCCGACTTACGGGGACCTCAACCACTTGGTTTCCATGACCATGAGCGGGGTCACGACTTCTCTGAGATTCCCTGGACAGCTCAACGCCGACTTGAGGAAGCTCGCCGTCAACATGGTGCCCTTCCCTCGCCTTCATTTCTTCATGCCAGGCTTTGCCCCTCTGACGCCACGTGGCAGCCAACAGTACAGAGCTCTCACTGTACCGGAGCTCACCCAGCAGATGTTTGACGCCCGCAACATGATGACAGCGTGCGACCCGAGGAGAGGCCGCTACCTCACGGTCGCTGGCGTCTTCCGTGGTAGGATGTCCACCAAAGAAGTGGATGAGCAAATGCTTGCCAtccagcagaaaaacagcaactACTTTGTGGATTGGATCCCCCATAACGTGAAGGTCGCCGTGTGTGACATCCCACCTAGAGGCCTCAGAATGGCCTCCACGTTCATTGGCAACAACACAGCCATTCAGGAAGTGTTTCGAAGAGTGGGCGAGCAGTTCGTCATGATGTTCAGACGGAAGGCGTTTCTCCACTGGTATACGGGGGAAGGTATGGATGAATTGGAGTTTACGGAGGCAGAGAGCAACCTCAATGATCTGGTCTCAGAGTACCAGCAGTACCAAGATGCCACTGCTGATCTAGATTGGGAaccagaagaggaagaagaggagggacCCTCACCATCAGCAACAAGAAAGGCACAGTCTAAGGTGGAGGTTACGTTGGAAACAGTGACTGAAATGAGCAAAGAAGCCAAAGATGAGTAG